In Aminiphilus circumscriptus DSM 16581, the sequence GTGTCCGGGGCGGTGGCCAGGGCATAGGCGCCGCCGGTGACGAGGATTCCCGCGACGAAGGTGGACGCCCAGAAGGAAAGGCTTCCCACGAAGGAGATGTTGCAGAGCAGAACGCCCGCGCACAGGGCGAGGAGAAGCGCCGAAATCATTCCCGGGGCTCCCCAAAGGCCCGGGAGGATCGGTGCGAGATAGCGCTCCGCCGTGCGGAGCACCGCCGTCGGGCCGAAGCAGACGGCGATGGTGAGGAACCAGGCGCAGAGGTTTCGCAGGGGCATGCCGAAGGCCACCCGAACGGCTCCGACGAGGCCGTCGCTTCCGGGGTAGCGGATCGCCAGCGCTCCCGTGATCCAGGCGAAGAGCCCCATGAGAACCAGCGTGACCCCCCAGGCGAGAAGAGCCGGATCTCCCACCCGCTCCAGCGCCAGCGGAGGGAGCAGGATGATTCCCGATCCGAGCACCGGACCCACGAGAAGCCCGCTCAGTGACAGCGCGTTCAGGCGCCGTGAGGATGTTTCCTTCATGTCGGTCCACCTCCGAATAGTGTGCGCTTCCCTCTTCGGAAGCGTTGTCACTATACGGGATAGGGTTCGATTGGTAAAATTGAACATAGTGATAAGAGCCATCGAAAAAATCGATGATTTGCCGGGTGCCGTCGAGGGTGGACCTTTTCGGGAGGGAAAGCTTTCCGCCCCGGACGGCGGGCCTCCGGAGTGTCTGCCTGGCGCCGGAGCGGGCGGAAATTTCCGGGAACGGGAGACAGAAAGGACGGAGAAGCGGTCATGGACACACGTTATGTCGCCACGTTTCGCAAGGTTGCTGCGCTGGGGGGGTTCACCCGTGCGGCGGAACAGCTCGGATACACCCAGTCCACCGTTTCCACCCAGATTCAGGCCCTGGAGGAAGAGGTCGGCCTGCCCCTCTTCGAGCGGTCCGGGCGCCGGGTGCTTCTCACCTCCGCGGGAAAACGTTTTCTGCGCTACGCCGAGGAAATGATGGCCCTGGAGGAACGCATTCGGAACATGGCCGGCGAGGAAGGAAAAATCCACGGAGAACTCGCCATCGCCGCGGGAGAATCCGTCACGGTGTACCGGTTGAACGGTGTCCTGGAGACCTACCGGCGAAGCTTTCCTGGGGTTTCCCTGAGCCTCCGCAATTCCCAGTGTCCCATCATGATCGACTGGCTTCGCCGGGGCGAGACGGATCTGGTGGTGCTCATTTCCCAGCCCGTGCGGCTGCCCGACCTGGAGGTGGTCACCCTCGTGGAGGAACCCATGCTCTTCGTCGCCGCCGCGGGAACGGACGAGGACCTGCTGGAGCGCGCTCTGGCGGCACGGCGCCTCGATGCCTGCCTCATCGTCACCGAGCAGGGGTGCAGTTATCGCCTTTTCATGGAGCATTTCTTCCGCGAGCGGGGCATTCTGCCGGACAAACAGATGGAATTCTGGAGCATGGAGGCCATCAAGCGCTGCGTCGAGAGCGGCCTTGGAATTTCCTTTCTTCCCCGCATGGCCGTTCGGGAGGAACTTGCCTCGGGGCGCATGACGGCGCTCCGGTGCGATGCCGAGCTGGAGCGTTTCGTCACCCAGATCGCCTGGCGGCGCAACGGGTGGATCTCTCCGGCGGCGAAGGAGTTCGCCCGCATCTGCATCGACGCCGCCCGGGAATGGCAGTGACGCCAAACGGGGGTGTTACGGAGCCGTAGGGCTTGCGTCTCTTATGGAAAGCGTATGGAGCAGGGGGCGGTTTGGATCACCGCCCAGGGAGAGCGAGGCTCTTGTCAAGGAGGAACGACATGGCTGTTTCGGTTCTGCTCGCGGATGATCATCCCCTCACTCGTTCCGGAATCGCCGCGTTCCTCCGGGAACAGGCTCCGGAACTGGAACTGGTCGGAGAGGCCGAGGATGGCGTCGAGGCGTGGCGCCTTCTCGTCGCCACCCGGCCCCAGATAGCGCTTCTGGACATTCGCATGCCCGGGGAGGACGGCATCGCCCTGGCCCGAAAGCTTCGCGCCGAGGGAGTTCCCACCCGGGCGATCATGCTCACCGCCTACAACGCCCAGGGGTACGTGCTCGCGGCGCTCGCCGCAGGGGCAAAGGGGTTCGTGGTCAAGTCCTCGGCGGTGAGGGAACTGCAGCGGGCCATCGACGTGGTGATGAGCGGCGGCATGTACCTCGACTCCCAGATCTCCCATGTGGTGGGTGCGGAGAACGTGCTGGTGGAACCCCTCACGGAGCGGGAACGGGAGGTGCTGCTCCTCGCCTCCCGGGGACTCTCCATGAAAGAGACGGGAGCGGTGCTCCATATTGCGGAGCGCACCGTCCAGGCTCATCTCGGGTCCGCCTACGGCAAGCTCGGGGCGAAGAACAAGACCGAGGCGCTTCTTCTGGCGATCAAGCACGGCATGCTGCTTCTGGACGAGCTGCTGGAGGACGGGGAGCCGTGAGGCGGCACCTGCTCCTGATCCTTTCCTTCTGGGTGGCGCTTCCCATGTTCGTGGTCTTCGCCCTCTCGGGAATCGCCCTCATGCGGCAGAAGCAGGCCGTGGAGTCCCTCGCGGCGACCTACGCGGCGAATCTCGCGGAGAGCATCGCCGCCTCCTGGAAGGACAACCAGGCCGCTCTGCAGAACGGCTCGGGCAGGAGGGGGCACGCGGTCGGTCCCGGAACGGAATCGCCCCCGAGAGGCGAGTCGCCCCGCCCTCCCGAAATTTCCCCCGGCGGGGAGTCGTTCGTCCCGCCTCCGGAGTCGCATTCCTCCATGCCCCTGCGCATGCGGGAGATGATGGAGCGGCGGCGGCAGGAGCGCCTTTTTGCCGAGGGGCCTCCCGTTCCCGGGTGGGTCGCCCTGACGACGGCGGAGGGGGGCTTTCTGCGGGGATCGCCCGGGGCCGCCGAGGCGTTTCCCGCCGTGGCGGAGCACCTCCGGTCGCTGCCGAAGGACCAGGTCACCTCTTCCGCCCCCGCCCGGATCCGGAGTCCCTTGGGGGAGCGGTTCACCGTCGCGTTTGCATCCCCGGAGGACGGGCGGTTCGTCATCGTGGTCGCCGTGTCGGTCCCTCGCATGCTCGGGCCTCTGGGGCACCAGGGGACGCTCTGGGCCGTGCTGGTGCTGGCCATGGCCGCGCTGGGGCTGGTGGCGGTGTGGTTTCAGTGGCGGTGGCTCGTCCTCCCTCTGCGCCGTCAGGCCGGAGAGGTGAAGGAACTGCGCTGGGGAGAGGAGCGGCTCGCCCCGCCCCGGGGCTTTCTTGTCGAGGAAATGCACGACCTCGGGGAGGCGCTTTCACTCCTCTCCGGCGCGGCGGTGGAAAAGGAGGAACTGCAGCACCGCTACGTGGGGGACATCCTCGCTGCCCAGGAGGAAGAGCGGAGCCGCATCGCCCGGGATCTCCACGACGGCCCCCTGCAGATCGTCTCCTCCCTGATCCAGCGGGTGCAGCTCGCCCGTCTCGCCGGGGGCGCCCGGAAGGTCGAGGCGCCCTTGGGGAACGATGCGTCCTCCGCGGATGCCCGGGAAGAGCATCTCGCCCGGGCCGAGGATGCCGCCGGCTTTGCCCTGGCGGAGCTGCGGGGGATCTGCGATGCCCTTTCCCCGCCCTGGATTGATCTTGGATTGCTTCAGGCCATGGAAGAACTGGGAAATCGTCTTGCCCGGAGCTTCGGCGTGACCGTGACGGTGACGGGCGAGGGGGGGCTCGACTGTTCGAGGGATCGCGTGCTCGCCCTCTTCCGGATCTTTCAGGAGGGGGTGGCCAATGCGGTGCGCCATGGCGGCGCGACGCACCTGCGGCTGCACCTCGTGGGCACGGAGGATGGAGTCTGTTTCGAGCTGCGGGACGACGGTTCGGGTGTTCCCGGCGGCCTCGATCCGGAAAAACTTCGCGCCGCGGGGCATCGTGGGGTGGTGGGCATGATGGAGCGGGTCGCTTTCTTCGGCGGCACTTTTTCCCTTGCCGCCGCTCCCGAGGGCGGAAGCGTCCTGCAGGTTCTTCTTCCCGGAGGGAACGGGGGGAGGATCTAGCGGAAAGGGGATGGGCTGGGCGCTCCTCGGAGCACCTCTTTGTTTCCGGGACACGTCCCGGAAGTGCAAAAGCAAGGTCCTTGCGCCGTCTCCTTGCGTGAGTCCGGGGTTTCTTTTCTCTCCGGGGAACGTGGAAAGCGCGGTCTCCCCTCACTCCGACAGAATCCGGAAAAAGTTTTCCCCCCGGAGGAGGGATGCGACGCGGGGCACCGGTGCCGGACGGATTTTCGGCGGTTGCCCCTGTCTGTGCGAAGGTCTCCGAGGGAACGGGGTGGGGTTTTCTGTTTCGGAAAGGCTTTCCGTCAGGGAAGGGGGATCTTTCCCAGATCACCCAGAATGGAGACGATCCGGGGGGCCGCTCGGTCGCTCAGATCGAGCACGGAGGTGGTTATCTGCATTCCCGCCGTGTCGTGCCAGCTCGTCTCCGAAACGAGCACCCGGGGACGTATCAGATCGCGTCCCGCGGAGGCGAGGACGATGCCGACCCGCCCGTCGGAGAGTTCCACCACCGAGCCGGGAGGAAAGAGACCGATGGCGGCGAGCAGCGTCTGGACGATGTGCGGATCGAAATGGTCCCCCGCGTGGTCCACGAGGAGATTCAGCGCCTGGCGTTTTGCGGAAGGCTCTTTGTAGACTCGTTTGGAGGTGAGGGCGTCGAAGACGTCCGCCACTGCGCCGACCCTTCCGAGAAGAGGGATCTCACTGCCGCTGAGGCGGTCGGGATAGCCGCCTCCCTGCCAGCGTTCGTGGTGGGAACGGATGACACTCAGGATGAGGGGATCCGTCACGCCACCTCGTTGGGCCAGTTCCTCTCCCCAGAGGGCGTGATTCCGCATGATGGAGAACTCTCGGTCGTCCAGTTTGGCGGGCTTGTTCAGGATCTCCAGGGGGACCCTCGCCTTGCCAAGATCGTGAAGAAGCCCTCCCGTTGTGGCTGCTTCCACCAGGTCCGTCCGGTCGGGAAAGAGCCTGGAGGCGAGAAAGCCCGTGAGAAGCGCCACGTTGAGGGAGTGCACGTAAGTGTACTCGTCGGCGTCCCGTACCGCCGCGAGGGAAAAAAGAATCTGGGGCGTCCGGGAGAGTTCCCGGGCGAGAAGGCGTCCCGTAGCGGCGAGGTCCGTGAGATCCTCCTCGGCCCCTCCGGTCTCGTACATGCGTTCGAAGACCTCGCCGATCTGGCGCACGGTCTTCATCGCAAGTTCCGGATCCACTCTGGCTACGGGAATCTCACCTTGGCGGAGCAGATTCTCCAGCTCCTCCACGGAGATGGAGAGTTCCTCCCGAACGAGGAGTGTGTCCACGCCCTGTCGCAGCAGGTTTTCCGAGACCGCCGCCGCATCCCCGTTCCAGGGATAGACCGATCCTCTCGGAAGAAGGAGGGCTCCGTCCTTTCCCACCACGTCCTCGGCGAGAATTCCCTTGCATTGATGCATGTTCGAGACAGCAACGCGTCGCACCACGTACACCGGGACACTCCCCCTCTTCCCGAAGCGTTTCTTCAATTCATGTCGAGCGGAGAATCTTTTTTGAACACCATTGTAAAGATTTTGCTTTTTTTCTGCCAGAGCAGGAATGCTCTTTGAACAGGGGCCTTTTTGCCCAGTTGGAAGCGGTGTCTTTTGTCGGTCGTGTCGTGGTGTTCCGAAAGAGGCGGGGCGTCGGGGTTTCTTTGCCGTATGCGTCACGTGGTGAAAAGGCTGTCATGGCGAGCGGCGACCAGATGTGTGCGTCACATTGTGCAAAAAGGTTTTCATGGTGTTCGGCGGGAGTCTGCGGCGATGAGCCGCACTTTTCCAGGAGTGCCTTTTTGTGTTCGAGTGACAGATTTCTGTCGGGGGGCGGATGCCCGCGGCGTTTCTTTTGCGGCGCAGGGTATTCGTGGGGCGGATTTCCGGAATCCGCGGCGGGTGATGCGCCTCTTCGTTTATAATGGAATGCAACAGCGCGGCGCGGCGGCATGTTCCCCCGAAAGGCGAGGGGCACGGTGCGCCGAAGCAATTCTGCGGTGGGGGTGCGGACTCCCTCCCGCGGGAAAGGAAATGTCCCCTCGCCCATTCGACATGAAGGAGGAGTGCGGTATGGCACGGAACACTCGGAAAGAGCAGTCGGGAACGGGCGCGTGCGTTTCCGCGGAAAATGCGGCGCGCAGGGCGAAAGCGCCAGGAGATCGGGTGTGGGGGATCTGGCTTGCGGCGGTCTTTCTCTTCGTCCTGTTGTGGGGAAGTGGCGCCGACGCGGCCCGGCTCACCATTCTCCACGTGAACGACACGCACGGGCACTCCTGGCCCTTCAATGCCGGGGGCGCGC encodes:
- a CDS encoding sensor histidine kinase, coding for MRRHLLLILSFWVALPMFVVFALSGIALMRQKQAVESLAATYAANLAESIAASWKDNQAALQNGSGRRGHAVGPGTESPPRGESPRPPEISPGGESFVPPPESHSSMPLRMREMMERRRQERLFAEGPPVPGWVALTTAEGGFLRGSPGAAEAFPAVAEHLRSLPKDQVTSSAPARIRSPLGERFTVAFASPEDGRFVIVVAVSVPRMLGPLGHQGTLWAVLVLAMAALGLVAVWFQWRWLVLPLRRQAGEVKELRWGEERLAPPRGFLVEEMHDLGEALSLLSGAAVEKEELQHRYVGDILAAQEEERSRIARDLHDGPLQIVSSLIQRVQLARLAGGARKVEAPLGNDASSADAREEHLARAEDAAGFALAELRGICDALSPPWIDLGLLQAMEELGNRLARSFGVTVTVTGEGGLDCSRDRVLALFRIFQEGVANAVRHGGATHLRLHLVGTEDGVCFELRDDGSGVPGGLDPEKLRAAGHRGVVGMMERVAFFGGTFSLAAAPEGGSVLQVLLPGGNGGRI
- a CDS encoding response regulator transcription factor, translating into MAVSVLLADDHPLTRSGIAAFLREQAPELELVGEAEDGVEAWRLLVATRPQIALLDIRMPGEDGIALARKLRAEGVPTRAIMLTAYNAQGYVLAALAAGAKGFVVKSSAVRELQRAIDVVMSGGMYLDSQISHVVGAENVLVEPLTEREREVLLLASRGLSMKETGAVLHIAERTVQAHLGSAYGKLGAKNKTEALLLAIKHGMLLLDELLEDGEP
- a CDS encoding HD-GYP domain-containing protein; this translates as MYVVRRVAVSNMHQCKGILAEDVVGKDGALLLPRGSVYPWNGDAAAVSENLLRQGVDTLLVREELSISVEELENLLRQGEIPVARVDPELAMKTVRQIGEVFERMYETGGAEEDLTDLAATGRLLARELSRTPQILFSLAAVRDADEYTYVHSLNVALLTGFLASRLFPDRTDLVEAATTGGLLHDLGKARVPLEILNKPAKLDDREFSIMRNHALWGEELAQRGGVTDPLILSVIRSHHERWQGGGYPDRLSGSEIPLLGRVGAVADVFDALTSKRVYKEPSAKRQALNLLVDHAGDHFDPHIVQTLLAAIGLFPPGSVVELSDGRVGIVLASAGRDLIRPRVLVSETSWHDTAGMQITTSVLDLSDRAAPRIVSILGDLGKIPLP
- a CDS encoding LysR family transcriptional regulator, with the translated sequence MDTRYVATFRKVAALGGFTRAAEQLGYTQSTVSTQIQALEEEVGLPLFERSGRRVLLTSAGKRFLRYAEEMMALEERIRNMAGEEGKIHGELAIAAGESVTVYRLNGVLETYRRSFPGVSLSLRNSQCPIMIDWLRRGETDLVVLISQPVRLPDLEVVTLVEEPMLFVAAAGTDEDLLERALAARRLDACLIVTEQGCSYRLFMEHFFRERGILPDKQMEFWSMEAIKRCVESGLGISFLPRMAVREELASGRMTALRCDAELERFVTQIAWRRNGWISPAAKEFARICIDAAREWQ